A part of Capsicum annuum cultivar UCD-10X-F1 chromosome 6, UCD10Xv1.1, whole genome shotgun sequence genomic DNA contains:
- the LOC107873639 gene encoding pentatricopeptide repeat-containing protein At1g09900, with product MELMVPTKQTHEGFCSFQSSFKEISVGGCSNNRRFNNSSLLVCQLSKHRQDKVFAISRIEKRADFDGFVSSNRKFKNSLLEGQLSKHRQNEVFAVSRIEKRTDFDGFGSSNRRFKSSLIEGQLSKHRQDKVFAISRIEKTRNLDGFESCHRSLKSSLLEGQLRKDRQSKVFAVSRGVEKRGCVKGSNIFENLEEFEGNDRWFKSGLVVGQLRKDRGNKVFASSRSEILGATNGRLSSVEKRGFVEGNNVSENIEEFESDDRRSKSSFGISRSETLGTTNGRLSSVEKREHLEGSNVSQSLEEFESNNYLRRLVRNGELEESFKHLESMVYRGDTPDIIPCTSLIRGFCRFGQTKKATRVLEILEDSGAVPDVITYNVLISGYCKSGEIDNALKVLDRMSVAPDVVTYNTILRSLCDSGKLKQAMLVLDRMLQRECYPDVITYTILIEATCKESGVGQAMKLLDEMKSKGCVPDVVTYNVLINGICKEGRLNEAIKFLNNMPSYGCHPNVITHNIILRSMCSTGRWMDAEKLLADMVRKGCSPSVVTFNILINFLCRKGLLGRAIDLLDKMPKYGCTPNSLSYNPLLHAFCKEKKMDRAIEYLEVMVSRGCYPDIVTYNTLLTALCKDGKVDVAVEILNQLSNKGCSPVLITYNTVIDGLSKVGKTELAIELLNEMREKGLQPDIITYSSLVSGLSREGKVDEAIKFFHDLEGLDVRPNAITYNAILLGLCKGRQTDRAIDFLAYMISKGCKPTESTYTILIEGIAYEGFAEEALELLNELCARGVVRKSSAAQVVVKM from the coding sequence ATGGAGTTAATGGTCCCAACTAAGCAAACCCATGAAGGTTTTTGCTCATTTCAGTCTAGTTTTAAGGAAATCAGTGTTGGTGGTTGTAGTAATAATAGGAGGTTCAACAACAGTAGTTTACTTGTGTGTCAGTTGAGTAAACATAGACAAGATAAGGTTTTTGCTATTTCAAGAATTGAGAAAAGGGCAGATTTTGATGGATTTGTGAGTAGTAATAGGAAGTTTAAGAACAGTTTGCTTGAGGGGCAGTTGAGTAAACACAGACAAAATGAGGTTTTTGCTGTTTCAAGAATTGAGAAAAGGACAGATTTTGATGGATTTGGGAGTAGTAATAGGAGGTTTAAGAGTAGTTTGATTGAGGGGCAGTTGAGTAAACATAGACAAGATAAGGTTTTTGCTATTTCAAGAATTGAGAAAACGAGAAATCTTGATGGATTTGAGAGTTGTCATAGGAGTTTGAAGAGTAGTTTGCTTGAGGGGCAGTTGAGGAAAGACAGACAAAGTAAGGTTTTTGCTGTTTCAAGAGGTGTTGAGAAAAGGGGTTGTGTTAAAGGGAgcaatatatttgaaaatcttgaagaatttgaGGGTAATGATAGGTGGTTTAAGAGTGGTTTGGTTGTGGGGCAGTTGAGGAAGGACAGAGGTAATAAGGTTTTTGCTAGTTCAAGAAGTGAGATTTTAGGGGCGACGAATGGTAGGTTGTCGAGTGTGGAGAAAAGGGGGTTTGTTGAAGGGAACAATGTATCTGAAAATATTGAAGAATTTGAGAGTGATGATAGGAGGTCTAAGAGCAGTTTTGGTATTTCAAGAAGTGAGACTTTAGGGACGACGAATGGTAGGTTGTCGAGTGTTGAGAAAAGGGAGCATCTTGAAGGGAGCAACGTATCTCAAAGTCTTGAAGAATTTGAGAGTAATAATTATCTTCGTCGGTTGGTTAGAAATGGGGAATTGGAAGAAAGTTTTAAGCATCTTGAGAGTATGGTGTATCGGGGGGATACACCTGATATTATTCCGTGTACGAGTTTGATTCGTGGTTTTTGTAGATTTGGGCAAACGAAGAAGGCTACGAGGGTGTTGGAGATTCTTGAGGATTCTGGGGCTGTTCCTGATGTTATTACTTACAATGTGTTGATTAGTGGTTATTGTAAGTCGGGAGAAATTGATAATGCATTGAAGGTCTTGGATCGAATGAGTGTTGCACCTGATGTTGTCACGTACAATACTATTTTGCGTAGCTTATGTGATAGTGGGAAATTGAAACAAGCTATGCTTGTTCTTGACCGTATGTTGCAGAGAGAGTGTTACCCCGATGTGATTACCTACACGATTTTAATCGAAGCAACGTGTAAGGAAAGTGGCGTGGGGCAAGCAATGAAGCTGTTGGATGAAATGAAGAGTAAAGGATGTGTACCTGATGTGGTCACGTACAATGTTCTTATAAATGGGATTTGTAAAGAAGGGAGATTGAATGAAGCAATCAAGTTTCTGAATAATATGCCATCTTACGGTTGCCATCCTAATGTGATTACCCACAATATAATTTTGCGTAGTATGTGTAGTACAGGTAGGTGGATGGATGCCGAGAAACTGTTGGCTGATATGGTTAGAAAAGGATGTTCTCCTAGCGTTGTCACGTTTAACATCTTGATCAATTTTCTATGTCGGAAGGGACTGTTGGGACGGGCTATTGATTTATTGGACAAGATGCCTAAGTATGGTTGTACTCCAAACTCGTTGAGTTATAATCCATTGCTTCATGCATTCTGCAAAGAGAAGAAAATGGATAGAGCGATCGAGTATTTGGAAGTTATGGTGAGTAGAGGTTGTTACCCTGATATTGTGACGTATAACACATTGCTCACGGCTTTATGCAAAGATGGTAAGGTTGATGTTGCAGTTGAAATCCTCAATCAACTAAGCAACAAAGGTTGTTCTCCGGTTCTAATCACTTACAATACAGTGATCGACGGACTATCCAAAGTTGGGAAAACTGAACTTGCGATTGAACTGCTGAACGAAATGCGAGAGAAAGGTCTCCAACCTGATATAATTACCTATTCCTCGCTTGTATCAGGTCTAAGTAGGGAAGGAAAAGTCGACGAAGCCATTAAGTTCTTTCATGACTTAGAAGGATTGGATGTCAGACCCAATGCTATAACCTACAATGCCATTCTGTTGGGACTGTGTAAAGGTCGCCAAACAGATCGTGCAATTGACTTCTTGGCTTATATGATTTCAAAGGGATGTAAACCTACCGAGTCTACGTACACTATTCTAATCGAAGGCATTGCTTATGAAGGCTTCGCCGAGGAGGCTTTGGAGTTATTGAACGAGTTGTGCGCTAGAGGAGTCGTGAGGAAGAGTTCTGCTGCACAGGTGGTAGTTAAGATGTAG